TTTTATCagtttattatcttttaatattatttacatcacaggaaaaaaaagtgtctttAATATTTAACAAAGGGGTCCttttagaatcttttcttttttggcataaATCATAATTAAGTGGTAATTATAAGATGGCAAGAGTCTGAAGGTGAATTATAAATGTGCTTTCTAACTGTCATAGCCCTGGAATACTAGGTGGAATACCTGGTGGAATTCCTAGTATTCCTACTAGAGTGGACAACAACATCTATTTACGTTTATTGAGCATGTATTATGTGAAAAACCTTAACAGGTATTATTTGATTTAATCCTCTCAATGATTTTACACAGAaggtacttttattttctctattttcttgctAAAAAACTGAAGTAAAGAGGTATTTATCAAACTCGGGCAGCATCAACACCCTGACAACTCTGGGCAGCCAACGGCGTTCACTGTCCTGCAATGCTAGATGTCACATATGGGAGTGTGCCTGCAATGCTAGATGTCACATAAGGCCACCACACACATGTAAACAGCTTCCTTTTAGGAACCACTGCCCTGTCTTAGGCTTTCATCACCTCTCATTGATATTACTCCAACCCATTCGCGTTTTTCTACCCTACTCTTTTGCCCTCTTCAAAGTCTTCTGCCTTTTAGAACAAATCTGATTGGTCACATATTTTAATATGGCTAATTGGGTCACCATTGTCCTccagataaaattcaaattcatagGCACTGTCTGcagtccccttccttcctctctcgtTTCATTTTTCTATACTCCCTGCCCACACATGCACATCTCTCTCAACCAGAACTACGGTGCCTCCATCTCTCCTATCCTCTTCCTGGATATTTCCTCTGATTACACTACATTCCCCACCGTGTCACCATGGTTCTTCCATCTCTCCTTGATTCCTGACTTCTGCCTTCCTGGGTACATTTCATTGCTCTTCAGTGCTCAGTTCAGGAGTCACGTCCTTCAGTAAGGCCTCTCAAATCCATTTGAATCACCCTTCACCCTCTATAAAGCATTTATCATATCTTACTGCAAATCCTCACTTATCTGTTTCAGTTACTAGAGCCAGACCGCCTCCAAGGCCGGGACCATGGCTTCCATCTGTGCACACCCAGGTCTAGTTTATTGCTCAATAATTGGTTTGAGAAACGAAGAAACAAAACATCTATTATAAGCTTGGAGAAAATGTATTGTTAATATATAGTTCCAATAATTAAtagtctcctttctcttttcaactttaaatttaatccactctgccacaaaatgttaaggaaaaaatatgagtCAGTGgcacaaaagtaaaaattaaggcCTTACTCGACTATCAAATAATGAGCTGGGTTTATAGTTTTAAACCAGAGGCTCCCTCTTCATCTCCTAACAGCTTCTCCCACCACTTTCCAATGcctataattaaaaatacagcCAATGCTATTAGTTTTGGCATACTTCTTTGGAAATCTcaagagagaaacaaatagaATAATGTCCGAAGGAGTTATATGAGCTTAAAGAGGATCTCCAGTACAGCTGTGTTACTATAAAGTTTTATGATGCTTATATACCTGAGCAACGGcatctaaacaaaacaaaagagaaaaatagaacagaacCCTTCTGTTGTCCTTGGAATTTCACAAACCCTTATTGGAAGGTATGTGTAGTTATGGTTGCTTTATTTTAAGAGGATATGTAAAAATCGTAATGgtggttaaaaatatatatgaggaAGAGGTAAGATTGTTTGTTACAAAGAATCCTTTAGAGCGGTTAAATTACATTCAAGTATTTGTAGATTTATTTTATAGACAGTGCTAAATCTCTGTTCCCAGAAAGAttcaactatttttctttctgttttgcaaaAACTGAATTGCTCTAAAAACAAGGTGAGCCTACTGTACATGATTCCTGGCAACCAGAGAAAATTATCAGAAGACTTATCCCCTTTTCATGCCTTCAAtccaaacttttaagaaaatgagaCAACAAAAATGCTGGTTATTAAAACAATGCTCCTTTCAGGAAACTCAAATAACTACAAATTATGAAGTTGATTAGGAAAGTTTACAGCAAGACAAACCAAAGCTCTCTGTGTATAgtctataaataaaaaagaaaatacagtatcAACACTCCTCAAGGTGAAAGAAAGACaactaaattttgtttttaaagaggaaaatgtcCTACCATGATTTGTGTTTGTTGTGTGGTCAACATCAGGAAGACGGTTCTCTCCACTGGTCAATCCCTTCACGAATTCCCAGCTTGAGTCTCCTGTGAGAAATGGCTCCCAGCCACAGAAACCAGactcaaagtcacacaggagACGATTTGCTGTAATGCATGGAGAAGCAAACAGGTGAGGAGAAGGGCGGTAGGGGCACACAGTGAAACTTTGTATCCTAGCCAGTGCAGGAGGTCAGAATAATCCCTCCACTGTGTAAAGAATGTTTTCTGATTATcagaatagttttactttttccaacCTCACAAAGTTTTCCATGTGCCGGGTGTGGCAACGCCCTCCCACATTCTTCTATCTACGAGGGCACATTTCAGCCCGGTTGGCCATCTCCATTGTATTTAATGATGCAAGCTGAAGCTCTGCAGCTTTTCAGGGAGTAACTAACTCACCTGCTGAACAAGCTTCACCTGCTGAgatggtagaaaaaaaaaatctatttgaaaggAGGGAATGTAAATTAATTCCGGACACCTGAAGAGCTTGAGGTCAGCACCTTGGTATTCATTTAATTatgccattttaacaatttctcaaaaaaaaattcctagcCACTTTGGAATTGCAGGCAGATTAGATATTCTGAACTTTGCTCTTTTCCCCCTCTTAATGTACAAAGTTGGAAAACACTTAAGTTCCTACATTTATCACAAAAGAACCAGTTCTAGAGAAAGTCAGGATTTGGGGTCAGCTTTATAGGTGTCTTTCCCAGATTTTTCACCGAATTAGTGAGAAAAAACAGCAAGTGTCAGAGGACCGGGCAGTAAACTAGAAATTTTAACAACTTAATTTGTGCTTTCAAGAAATTGGTTTTCAAGtgcttaaatttcattttcctaaaatagGAATCATAGTATCAGTCTATCTTCAAAAGTAGTTTGGggtaaaaatacaattaattttaaacttatttccaaatattcctGTTTCTACAGAGGCATTTTTATATCAGTGGAAGGGAGGACAAAATAATTCTTGGTCAGAAAACACCTAAAGTTTTGACAAGCTAAGATCACAATGCTATTATCTTCAGTAACAATAACAAGATACATGTTACCACTGAGCTCCAAGTAAGTGCAaggtattttgaatatatttccaTTAGTCTTCACAGATACCCTCCACAGTAAGTATAATTATCCCCCAAAGAGAAAACTGGAACTTTAGCACTAAGCAACCTGCCTATGGAAAATTTCAGTAAATGGAACATCCAGGCTTTGAACTGATGCCAAGGCTTATACTTTGAAACTTCCCTAAAGCAGGGACTCtgtttcataattaaaaagaCCATCATCATATGCTTGCTCCTAaccattattttctattttaaataatacgACCAATTTGACCGTTATATTGAATAAGCTCACTATATCCTAATAATCAAAGGACCTTCCAATTTCTATAAACAGGGATGCCGGTTTCACGACCAGATATTTCATCACTAACATGTCAACTCTTAAAACACTGAAGTGCACTATGCAAATAGCAATACCACTTAAATGTTCTCTATGTGTAAATTAGACATTTAGATCTCAGAGCTATGCTTGTTTAGACAGTCATATAATGGATATACAATGAGAGATACTTTTTCTTTAcaagcaaatattattttctcccttaaatgagtttcccaaaaaataaaaacaagtgagTTAACTACAGTATAATAATGGAAAAATGCTGCACATTACCCAACGATGAATCAATATGACAAGGAAATGCTGTTTCCTAACTGGAAAGCCACTGCTTCTgaatgtggttttgttttctcagctCTGGCTACAGAGTTTTTAGGATACTGCTATTGATACGGCAGACTCCTCCTCAAAGGAGTCTCCTCTGGTTTTGACACCTATGACCTAGCTGTGACTGTCTCCTCTGGGTATCCAGAAAATCCTCTGGTCTGGTTCCTCGATCCTCTGTGAACTTTGCCACCCATGAGGTCATCTCCCAGCTCTTCTAAGTCAGGTGGTGGAGTATGCAAATATGCAAGATTCGAAATACACATTTGACCACTGAAATGTGCTTAAAAGTTCCAAATTCTTGGTTGTGAACTTGGTGGAGGAATCCTTCCACCTCCCCCACAAGGCGACCCCCATTCCTAGAGACACAATTCCCTGGAACACAAAATCTTTCATGGGTAGAGTAACCACACATCGGGGTTGACCCAGGATTGCCCTGATTTATGCCTGTTGTCCTGGCATAATAATTAAtacctctcctttcccctctcaaGTGTTCCTGTTTGGGCAATAATTTCAATATTACCCTATCGGGGCAGTAAACTATACATATATTGATACACAAAGAAAGCAAGTCCATATACACAACAACCTTAGTCACTGCAGGTGGCCACTGAAGTAACCATCCTATTCCCCAACTAGGCAGTGGTGTGAAATGATAAGACCAGTGAGTGTGGAAAGGAAAGTACAACCAGACCCAAGCATCGCCAACCCTTTGACAGACTGTTCACAACTGTGCCTGTGTCACTCAACTGCAAAGACATAAAGAAGATTTCAAGACAAAATAACTTTGGATTGTATAAATGTTGAGATTTGGCTTTAGGAGAAAAGTTCAAAGCATTTCTTTCATTACCTGCATGTCTTATCTGTTAAAATGTCGATCATTGCACTTTGCACAGAACACTAAACACTGCTGtcctttgaaaaatgagaatttttaaaatccattaccATAAAGATATGTGAAAGCAAAATGATGCAGTCACCTCTGTAAAAATCTTGGTGAATTGCTCAGCTGTTGTTACCAATGACATTTGTTCGAGCGCACTTCAAAGGACttgtttttaaagctaaatattcTAGAATTTAACTGCGCTATAAAATATGTCAAATTCCAGTCACCGAAGTTGAAGTTCTTGCCTTAATATTTCCCCTACAAAATTCAGGAAGTTTAAGGTGAAgttataaatatatgtagaaaCCAGGAGGGCCAAACACATTCTGGCAACTAAGAAATACTTTATGACACTCTATATGTTAAAtgttgaatatttataaaatccaaaaaatcatctattcatattataaacaaaatgtattcaCTACAAACAGTGGTTTTGATTATTTGgttgcttttatttaaatttctgtgatGATAGAACACACTTCACCATTTCTAATCAGAGCATGAGATATGCCACTGTTCATAATTTTAGTGAAATTTCACTGAGTTCATCAGTtagagtaatatttttaaattatgacaaAGCTTTCTCTTGCATATTTAATCACAGTATCATATTGGCAGGAGAAAAAGAATTTCATGTGGCAGCTGAGGAAAATTCTGCAGgatcatggaaattaaaatatttatgaatccTCCAGTTGAGAAGTAAATCAGTTGTCTATTATCTAAGACAAAAGTCTTTATGGGAATGAATGGAGAATGTTCCATTCAATAACATATATTAGATTTTAATGTGATTATACTATATAAACACTGTTACTATTTATTGAGAAACCACAAGCATCTTTTCTCCACTAAACATACATGTATTTCTTTCTCGCCCTCAGGAAGTATTTTCGTATTCAacaattttctttcagaatagaAAGACATCCAGAGACAGTATCACAGTAAAACTTAGATGCCTTGCACTGGATTCTtggtttaaatttctttcatttgaatATTGTACCAACTTCGTCAAACTGTCACAACTTATATCAGCAATTTTAATGCTCTAAAAAGTCCTACAATTAAACGAACTTTTTCCCACAGAATTTTCTAAACTGTTTCGATTTGAACATAGACCTGTCCATCCTGGCACCCTTTTTGGAATACAACACACACAGTCTTTTTCTACAGGCTATGATTGGAAATTACacacatatcttttcaaaattttattgtgggaaaacatacatagcataaaattaacctttttatcCAGGTTTAAGTGTAGAGTgtcattaagtacactcacacaGCCGTACACCCAGCACCATCATgcacctccagaactttctcatcttcccaaagtAACTCCATACCGATTAAACACTAACTTTCCACGTttgcctccccctctctcctggcaaccaccattctgctttctgtttctatgaatttggctccTCTAGGTAGCTTATATAAGTAGAATTAcacatatttgtccttttgtgactggcttatttcacttagcataacgtcttccaggttcatccacgtcGCAGCATGTGTCTGAAAATTAGGTATACTTTATATGTCAATTACTCAGCTCGCCAACGTATGCCTTTAGATATGTTTGGCACatgttatattttaatcatttattagtaatatttaaaaaatatattgcatatgtattttattattaaaagtctctattttatacatgcagtatttgtccttctgtgactgtcttcacttagcataacgatTCCTcctatatgaagtatctaaaatactcaaattcacagaagcagagaatagaacagtggttgccaggggcttcagaACAGAGAAATGAGGAcctgttgttcaatgggtataaaatttcagttatgccaGATGAATCAGTTCTAGATACCCACTGTACCGCCTAGCGCCTGTAGTCAACAACACCATActgtgctttctttttcaaatgttttgcagTACTTCTATTTAACGGTTTTGTAGAAATACAGcctttcatgaaatattttgagaaggaagagacagaaagaagaaagagcatggGAAAAAAAGCTCACTTGTCTGCTCCACTAGCAACGTGCAGCAGGACCATTTTTTACATTCCTTTAAGTGATATATTTGAAGCTGAAAGTGCGGTCACAGGGGAGGCCTTTGCCTTGCATCTCCCACACCGATCTTGACGACGGAGCCTTTTAGGGTCGACGTGGTGAAGTTTTACGGGGCAGGTGGAGCTAGTCTGTTTAAAACTAGGACAGGCGCTACCCTCCGCTCAACAAGGTTATAAGACTTCTGCGAAGTTCTGCAAAACCGCTTGAAGTTAACCTCGTTAGTGCCCCGTACCCTCCCCACGTAGGCACTTTCCCATCGGATGCTGCAGTCGTTGCAGCGACGACAACCGCGTTGCTGCTGTAAGAactgccctgggccctgcccaccTGCGGGGCTGCTCCGGGCTCCCTGGCCCTCCGCCGGGCCACCTCCTCGCCCTTCCACCTGCTGTTCCCAGCGCGCCCGCACCGCGGTCTGGGCCTCGCCTCCTCCTTGGACTGCGGCCCTGGGGGTGCCTTCCCTGCCGACCCCGCTCCGGCCTCGGGGCCTCTGCTCGCCGCCGCGGTCTCGGCCTTTCCAGAAAGGTTGGGGCGCGGCGGCGGCCCCGGGCGACTACCTGGCGACAGCGCGCGGGCGCCGCTCCGGGGCTGCCCTGCGCAGGGGGACGCTGAGCCGCATCCGGggccagggctggcagggggTGGAGTTGCGGGCCCCGCGCAGCACCAAGCGCCGCCCCAGCGAGGACCGCAGCGAAATGTCACGGAGCGGTGTCACCTCTATGGTCACGTCGCGGAGGCTGGGGCTCGCCGCCCTGAGTTGTGCCTGCTGGTAGTAGTCGAAGTACTCAGCAGTCTCCAGCTGCCCATAGCcgggaaagaggaggaggccgGTCCCACCAGGGAAGAGGACCACGAGGAGGAAACGGAGCCTGGGAGAAGCCCCCGCCCGCGGCGCCCTTGCCCTTGGCAGCCTG
The DNA window shown above is from Equus przewalskii isolate Varuska chromosome 30, EquPr2, whole genome shotgun sequence and carries:
- the LOC139080421 gene encoding uncharacterized protein, which produces MEKQTELPWALPTCGAAPGSLALRRATSSPFHLLFPARPHRGLGLASSLDCGPGGAFPADPAPASGPLLAAAVSAFPERLGRGGGPGRLPGDSARAPLRGCPAQGDAEPHPGPGLAGGGVAGPAQHQAPPQRGPQRNVTERCHLYGHVAEAGARRPELCLLVVVEVLSSLQLPIAGKEEEAGPTREEDHEEETEPGRSPRPRRPCPWQPAGRGTRLGRGHKPPAQHPSPRAAISADPPG